One stretch of Deinococcus fonticola DNA includes these proteins:
- a CDS encoding heme-dependent oxidative N-demethylase subunit alpha family protein, producing the protein MVQLYRPFLSGVYSVSAGLFRFGQGLPWREDGAGESHVFTFGDDYERVMASKVNSHRRALHEYAGEAGLTPELRAQIITFTAQTLARDSGGFISWDGFVLRNTQLGWTARLEPRWGGVEVVERCAAPLAHLVAEVQPIGALDFLGLNVPEDLAVVARNASRDWLAAVHVLSPQHWNPLDKLGRDFVAVHEPVAGSETHGVQFQRMAEKRRHPLPSPAARLCCCSLCSGNIAKKQAIFPQRV; encoded by the coding sequence ATGGTGCAGCTTTACCGCCCTTTTCTGAGTGGCGTCTACTCGGTGTCAGCGGGCCTGTTCCGGTTCGGTCAGGGCCTTCCCTGGCGCGAGGACGGGGCAGGAGAGAGCCACGTTTTCACGTTTGGGGACGATTACGAGCGGGTCATGGCCAGCAAGGTGAACTCACACCGTCGCGCCCTGCACGAGTACGCGGGCGAAGCGGGCCTGACGCCGGAACTGCGCGCGCAGATCATCACCTTCACGGCGCAGACGCTGGCGCGCGACAGCGGCGGGTTTATTTCGTGGGACGGCTTCGTTTTGCGCAACACGCAACTGGGCTGGACGGCCCGGCTGGAGCCGCGCTGGGGCGGCGTGGAGGTCGTGGAACGCTGCGCCGCGCCGCTCGCGCACCTGGTGGCCGAGGTGCAGCCCATTGGCGCGCTGGATTTTCTGGGCTTGAACGTGCCGGAAGACCTGGCGGTGGTGGCCCGCAACGCTTCGCGCGACTGGCTGGCGGCGGTTCACGTGCTGTCGCCGCAGCACTGGAATCCGCTGGACAAACTGGGGCGGGATTTCGTGGCGGTGCATGAACCCGTGGCCGGGAGTGAGACGCACGGCGTCCAATTCCAGAGGATGGCGGAAAAGCGACGCCATCCTCTTCCATCTCCCGCAGCGCGTCTTTGCTGCTGCTCACTCTGTTCGGGAAATATCGCTAAAAAACAAGCGATATTTCCGCAGCGGGTATGA
- a CDS encoding heme-dependent oxidative N-demethylase subunit alpha family protein, with amino-acid sequence MNRTAPRLVEAVISRGPFVRFAWGVSMGDRLDHHPNAPADQDRGEATRFDPDGAFLRVERQTLSGFPDAGGALFTIRPFTYPLREAVGGSGYARQLAAALRSMTPAQVQYKGLSVIGADLLTWLDQQA; translated from the coding sequence ATGAACCGCACCGCGCCCCGGCTGGTGGAGGCGGTCATTTCTCGCGGGCCGTTCGTGCGTTTCGCCTGGGGCGTCAGCATGGGCGACCGGCTGGATCACCACCCGAATGCGCCCGCCGACCAGGACAGGGGAGAGGCCACCCGTTTCGACCCGGACGGCGCTTTCCTGCGGGTGGAACGCCAGACGCTGAGCGGCTTTCCGGACGCCGGCGGCGCCCTCTTCACCATTCGCCCGTTCACTTACCCGCTGCGTGAAGCGGTGGGTGGGTCGGGATACGCCCGGCAACTCGCGGCGGCGCTGCGCAGCATGACGCCCGCGCAGGTTCAGTACAAAGGGTTAAGCGTGATCGGGGCAGACCTGCTGACCTGGCTGGATCAGCAGGCTTAG
- a CDS encoding ribonuclease domain-containing protein, producing MKLKFAFLPLAAVLASLLVACDLPTGKTGTSGTSTPNTGTSTTSPPAQVQKQSAREPASDPISGLKWISLRELPREGQQMHVLIGKGGPFRYSKDGATFGNREGLLPSHARGYYREYTVKTPGEDDRGARRIICGGQPVTSTAECYYTADHYSTFRRIRP from the coding sequence GTGAAGTTGAAGTTCGCGTTCCTCCCCCTCGCCGCTGTGCTGGCGTCCTTGCTGGTGGCGTGCGACCTCCCCACCGGGAAAACGGGCACGTCAGGCACGAGCACGCCAAACACGGGCACATCAACCACCTCACCCCCCGCCCAGGTGCAAAAGCAGTCGGCCCGCGAACCAGCCAGTGACCCGATCAGCGGCCTGAAGTGGATCAGCCTGCGCGAGTTGCCGCGTGAAGGGCAGCAGATGCACGTCCTGATCGGCAAGGGTGGCCCCTTCCGCTACAGCAAGGACGGCGCGACCTTCGGCAACCGCGAGGGCCTGCTGCCCAGCCACGCGCGCGGGTATTACCGCGAGTACACCGTCAAGACGCCCGGCGAGGACGACCGGGGCGCCCGGCGTATCATCTGCGGCGGGCAACCTGTCACCAGCACCGCCGAGTGTTACTACACCGCCGATCACTACAGCACTTTCAGGAGAATTCGACCATGA
- a CDS encoding barstar family protein, producing the protein MIQVFAEVPQGIQTAPHELRMAAAGHQVAVREVDLTHVRDRDSLMMAFLAGLALTQSFGRNWDALYDVLTDPQQFSGRLAVVLCDYAHFKKKRAALAAELEGVLMDAQQSAAEQGRLLWLLAEERDTDTRHW; encoded by the coding sequence ATGATTCAGGTCTTCGCGGAAGTTCCGCAGGGTATTCAGACCGCGCCGCACGAACTGCGCATGGCGGCCGCCGGGCATCAGGTGGCGGTGCGTGAGGTGGATCTGACGCACGTGCGCGACAGGGACTCGCTGATGATGGCGTTCCTGGCGGGGTTGGCCCTGACGCAGTCGTTCGGGCGCAACTGGGACGCGCTGTATGACGTGCTGACCGACCCGCAGCAGTTCTCCGGGCGGCTGGCGGTGGTGCTGTGCGATTACGCCCACTTCAAGAAGAAACGCGCCGCGCTGGCTGCCGAACTGGAGGGCGTGCTGATGGACGCCCAGCAGAGCGCCGCCGAGCAGGGAAGGCTGCTGTGGCTGCTGGCCGAGGAACGCGACACCGACACGAGGCACTGGTAG
- a CDS encoding alpha/beta hydrolase family protein produces the protein MRPLEWLSLLAFLPALLLPWLLRSGRQPWVFDVAALLPLLATLAHLLLEGWRVQMVPLYLLAALVLVTRLRFRRRTPGTGRPTRLRTGVTALVLAAAGAVPAWVLPVVTLPRPTGPYAVGVVDRELGDPVRARRLMVSIWYPAAQSGPRAPLTPYPDQVAVGLATSFGVPAAAPLLQHLRYFTASATRNAPLLPSASRFPVLVFSPGLVGVRFQNSGTFQELASHGYVVVALDHTDAAAVTVFPDGEVRGYDLERLGIRPDELDTSTRRLLPVWVADQRLVYDTLTTWAAADPLLGGRLDLRRMGSFGHSFGGVTALEVCRVEVRCRAAVNLDGGLPEGGLRPAPRPVLLMTSSQSNNFAYATQRWRRYLRAAKAPATWLEVPRSTHYSLTILPLMAPLLVPRAYDRAAGRDTADHYVNAFFDRHLRGLPTRLFDRPARGAADPGGVLWRE, from the coding sequence ATGCGCCCGCTAGAGTGGCTGTCTCTCCTCGCCTTTCTTCCTGCGCTGCTGCTCCCCTGGCTCCTGCGCAGTGGTCGGCAGCCCTGGGTTTTCGATGTGGCCGCGCTGCTGCCGCTGCTGGCAACGCTGGCCCATCTTCTGCTGGAGGGCTGGCGCGTGCAGATGGTGCCGCTGTACCTGCTGGCGGCACTGGTTCTGGTGACCCGGCTGCGGTTCAGGCGCCGGACGCCGGGCACGGGCCGACCGACCCGGCTTCGCACCGGGGTGACGGCCCTTGTCCTGGCGGCAGCGGGCGCCGTGCCGGCCTGGGTTCTCCCGGTGGTCACGTTGCCCAGACCGACCGGGCCGTATGCCGTCGGCGTGGTCGACCGTGAACTCGGCGATCCGGTTCGTGCCCGCCGCCTGATGGTCTCCATCTGGTATCCGGCGGCGCAGAGTGGCCCACGCGCGCCCCTCACACCCTACCCGGATCAGGTGGCAGTCGGCCTCGCCACCTCCTTCGGCGTGCCGGCCGCCGCTCCACTGCTGCAACACCTGCGCTACTTCACGGCCTCGGCCACCCGGAACGCGCCGCTCCTGCCCTCGGCCTCACGCTTCCCGGTGCTGGTGTTCTCGCCTGGGCTGGTCGGCGTCCGCTTCCAGAACAGTGGAACCTTTCAGGAACTCGCGAGTCACGGGTACGTGGTCGTGGCGCTCGACCACACCGACGCGGCGGCCGTCACCGTGTTTCCGGACGGTGAAGTCCGGGGGTACGACCTCGAGCGACTCGGCATCCGGCCGGATGAACTGGACACGTCCACCCGGCGCCTGCTGCCGGTCTGGGTGGCGGATCAGCGGCTGGTGTACGACACGCTCACGACCTGGGCGGCGGCCGATCCCCTGCTCGGCGGCCGGCTCGATCTGCGCCGCATGGGCTCGTTCGGCCATTCGTTCGGGGGCGTGACCGCCCTCGAGGTCTGCCGCGTGGAGGTGAGGTGCCGCGCGGCCGTCAACCTCGACGGCGGGCTGCCCGAAGGCGGGCTCCGGCCGGCGCCGCGCCCGGTGCTCCTGATGACGTCCAGCCAGAGCAATAATTTCGCCTATGCCACCCAGCGGTGGCGGCGGTATCTCAGGGCGGCGAAGGCCCCGGCCACCTGGCTGGAAGTGCCGCGCAGCACCCACTACTCCCTGACGATCCTGCCGCTAATGGCGCCCCTGCTCGTCCCGAGGGCCTATGACCGGGCCGCCGGGCGGGACACGGCCGACCACTACGTGAACGCCTTCTTTGACCGGCACTTGCGAGGACTCCCCACTCGCTTGTTTGACCGTCCGGCACGGGGCGCCGCGGATCCGGGCGGCGTGCTGTGGCGCGAGTAG
- the lysS gene encoding homocitrate synthase encodes MTDVAAPLIPAHSWAIIDSTLREGEQFARGNFKRDDKIEIARALDAFGVEFIEVTTPMVSQQTHDDIQKLTGLGLKSRFLTHVRCTMEDVQRAVDTGVHGLDLLFGTSSFLREFSHGKSIPQIITAAEKVIGWLRDHHPELQLRFSAEDTFRSEESDLMAVYQAVSDMGVHRVGLADTVGVATPRQVYALVREVRKVIAPDCGIEFHGHNDTGCAVSNAYEAIEAGATHIDTTILGIGERNGITPLGGFLARMFTFDPQGLVDKYQLPLLPELDNMIARMVGLPVPWNNYLTGEFAYNHKAGMHLKAIYLNPGAYEVIPPELFGVGRSIQAASKITGKHAIAFRARELGLHYGEDALRRVTDHIKALAEDGDLDDAHLEKVLREWVSA; translated from the coding sequence ATGACTGATGTTGCTGCCCCGCTGATTCCGGCCCACTCCTGGGCCATCATCGATTCCACCCTGCGTGAAGGCGAACAGTTCGCCCGGGGCAACTTCAAACGCGACGACAAGATCGAAATTGCCAGGGCCCTCGACGCTTTCGGGGTGGAATTCATCGAGGTCACCACGCCCATGGTCAGCCAGCAGACGCACGACGACATCCAGAAACTGACTGGCCTGGGGCTGAAAAGCAGGTTCCTGACGCACGTGCGCTGCACCATGGAGGACGTGCAGCGGGCGGTGGACACCGGCGTTCACGGCCTCGATCTGCTGTTTGGCACCAGCAGCTTTCTGCGTGAATTCAGTCACGGCAAGAGCATCCCTCAGATTATTACCGCTGCTGAGAAAGTCATCGGCTGGTTGCGCGACCACCACCCGGAACTGCAACTGCGTTTCAGTGCCGAAGACACCTTTCGCAGCGAGGAAAGCGACCTGATGGCGGTGTACCAGGCCGTCTCGGACATGGGCGTTCACCGCGTGGGCCTCGCGGACACGGTGGGCGTCGCCACGCCCCGGCAGGTGTACGCCCTGGTGCGCGAGGTGCGCAAGGTCATCGCGCCGGACTGCGGCATCGAATTCCACGGCCACAACGACACCGGCTGCGCGGTCAGCAACGCCTACGAGGCCATCGAGGCCGGCGCCACGCACATCGACACGACCATCCTGGGCATCGGGGAACGCAACGGCATCACGCCGCTGGGCGGCTTCCTGGCGCGCATGTTCACCTTCGACCCGCAGGGCCTGGTGGACAAGTACCAGCTGCCGCTGCTGCCCGAACTGGACAACATGATCGCCCGGATGGTCGGCCTGCCCGTGCCGTGGAACAACTACCTGACCGGCGAATTCGCGTACAACCACAAGGCCGGCATGCACCTGAAAGCCATTTACCTCAACCCCGGCGCGTACGAGGTGATTCCGCCCGAACTGTTCGGCGTGGGCCGCAGCATCCAGGCCGCCAGCAAAATTACCGGCAAGCACGCCATCGCCTTCCGCGCCCGTGAGCTGGGCCTGCACTATGGCGAGGACGCCCTCAGGCGCGTCACCGACCACATCAAGGCGCTGGCCGAGGACGGCGACCTGGACGACGCCCACCTGGAGAAAGTGCTGCGCGAATGGGTCAGCGCCTAA
- a CDS encoding zinc metallopeptidase, whose translation MYFGPYFPLIIGIMLLSFIVQGYLSRTYGKWGQVRNPRNLTGAEVARMMLDENGLQSVPVNMVPGNLTDHYDPQRKTVNLSEANFRTPSISAMAVAAHEVGHAIQDKVRMPALVLRGKMALPLSLSMNFAPWLLMLGLFIQSSGLIWVGVILFGFAMLFHLITLPVEFNASSRALAYLRERGLGGGGQADDGARKVLTAAALTYVLGFAMALAQLLNVLGMARSSDD comes from the coding sequence ATGTATTTCGGCCCCTACTTTCCCCTGATCATAGGCATCATGCTTCTGTCGTTCATCGTGCAGGGCTACCTGAGCCGCACCTATGGCAAATGGGGCCAGGTGCGTAACCCCCGCAACCTGACCGGCGCGGAAGTCGCCCGCATGATGCTCGACGAAAACGGCCTGCAAAGCGTCCCCGTCAACATGGTGCCCGGCAACCTCACCGACCACTACGACCCGCAGCGCAAGACCGTGAACCTCTCGGAAGCCAACTTCCGCACCCCCAGTATTTCCGCCATGGCCGTCGCCGCCCACGAAGTCGGCCACGCTATTCAGGACAAGGTGCGCATGCCCGCCTTGGTGCTGCGCGGCAAGATGGCTCTGCCGCTGAGCCTCAGCATGAATTTCGCCCCCTGGCTGCTGATGCTGGGCCTGTTCATCCAGTCCAGCGGCCTGATCTGGGTCGGGGTGATTCTCTTCGGCTTCGCCATGCTGTTTCACCTGATTACCCTACCGGTCGAGTTCAACGCCAGCAGCCGCGCCCTGGCCTACCTGCGTGAACGCGGTCTGGGCGGCGGCGGTCAGGCTGACGACGGCGCCCGCAAAGTCCTGACCGCCGCCGCCCTCACCTACGTGCTGGGCTTCGCCATGGCCCTGGCCCAACTGCTGAACGTGCTGGGCATGGCCCGCAGCAGCGACGACTGA
- a CDS encoding disulfide bond formation protein B: MTRDTRLYLAWVVAIVATLGSLYFSEIKEFRPCILCWYQRIAMYPLAVLLGLAAFRSDFGIRRYALTLAAIGWGLALFQNLETWGVVPTIKACTTDPSASCGIPWPIWGATSPLNTIITIPVLSMIAFTLIIALLSWKREPEPATAVAA, encoded by the coding sequence ATGACGCGCGATACCCGTCTTTACCTGGCCTGGGTGGTCGCCATCGTGGCCACGCTGGGCAGCCTGTACTTCAGCGAGATCAAGGAGTTCAGGCCGTGCATCCTGTGCTGGTACCAGCGCATCGCCATGTATCCGCTGGCCGTGCTGCTGGGCCTGGCGGCCTTCCGCAGCGACTTCGGTATCCGGCGTTACGCGCTGACCCTGGCAGCGATCGGCTGGGGCCTGGCGCTGTTTCAGAACCTGGAGACCTGGGGGGTCGTACCGACCATCAAGGCCTGCACCACCGACCCCTCGGCCTCCTGCGGGATTCCCTGGCCGATCTGGGGAGCGACTTCGCCCCTGAACACCATCATCACCATTCCGGTGTTGAGCATGATCGCCTTTACCCTGATCATTGCGCTGCTGAGCTGGAAGCGCGAGCCAGAGCCGGCAACCGCCGTGGCCGCCTAG